A window of Mucilaginibacter paludis DSM 18603 contains these coding sequences:
- a CDS encoding DUF4134 domain-containing protein, producing the protein MKKCRKNFKNEKVLTVAFTLLLIGIDVTVMAQDGSAGIGEATSKVTGYFDAGTKLMYAVGAIVGLIGAVKVFQKWNSGDQDTSKVAAAWFGSCIFLVVVATVLKSFFGV; encoded by the coding sequence ATGAAAAAGTGCAGAAAGAATTTTAAAAATGAAAAAGTATTAACCGTTGCTTTCACCCTGTTGCTGATCGGCATTGACGTGACCGTTATGGCACAGGACGGGAGCGCGGGGATCGGCGAGGCCACATCGAAGGTCACCGGTTATTTTGATGCAGGTACTAAGCTGATGTACGCCGTCGGCGCGATCGTCGGCTTGATCGGCGCTGTGAAGGTCTTTCAGAAGTGGAACTCGGGGGATCAGGATACGTCGAAGGTTGCCGCCGCCTGGTTCGGCAGCTGTATATTTTTGGTGGTCGTTGCCACTGTGTTAAAATCATTCTTCGGAGTTTAA
- a CDS encoding DUF6520 family protein yields MKRSKIAILAGTLMLAVGGAFASAKTHVAQIYYYTVASVCTATQPIDKNCQLGGTGCTFETSPGNFEQLYATAACSPSSSLQP; encoded by the coding sequence ATGAAACGTTCTAAAATCGCAATCTTAGCAGGTACATTAATGTTAGCAGTTGGTGGTGCTTTTGCTTCTGCAAAAACACACGTTGCACAGATTTACTATTATACTGTGGCCAGTGTGTGTACCGCAACACAGCCGATTGATAAAAATTGTCAACTGGGTGGTACTGGATGTACATTTGAAACCTCTCCAGGCAACTTTGAACAACTCTATGCGACTGCCGCATGTAGCCCTTCATCATCCCTTCAACCATAG
- a CDS encoding TlpA family protein disulfide reductase, whose amino-acid sequence MNKELKYAGFTVMLFATIVFSACKGDPKASLPEFSLLLPDSTTILNTKDIPDGKPIAIIHFNADCENCQKETEQILSHMDSLKQVQFYFLTTERFERLKVFNQHYKLKNYPNITAGQDFNSFYPAHIQNWSTPLMALYDGDKKLRIVYKGAPPMSDLIKKVAELQ is encoded by the coding sequence ATGAACAAAGAATTGAAATACGCAGGCTTTACAGTAATGCTGTTCGCAACCATCGTGTTCAGCGCCTGTAAAGGTGATCCCAAAGCGAGCCTGCCGGAATTTAGCTTATTGCTGCCGGACAGTACCACGATATTGAATACAAAGGATATACCGGACGGCAAACCTATTGCGATCATTCATTTTAATGCCGACTGTGAGAACTGTCAGAAGGAAACAGAGCAGATATTGAGCCACATGGATTCATTGAAGCAGGTACAGTTCTACTTTTTAACGACCGAGCGTTTTGAAAGGCTAAAAGTATTTAACCAGCACTACAAGCTGAAGAACTATCCGAATATAACAGCCGGACAGGATTTCAATAGTTTTTATCCGGCACACATTCAAAACTGGTCTACGCCTTTGATGGCCCTTTATGACGGCGATAAAAAGCTGCGGATCGTTTATAAAGGGGCACCGCCAATGAGCGACCTAATCAAAAAAGTTGCAGAACTACAATAA
- a CDS encoding protein kinase domain-containing protein, giving the protein MKILDMRPLMPDDPALLDNGTCNYADVLKFHGIEYNTEGYYLVSGSPVNNDKIITVSIIRSQLAEALILLIPVLRAERLPFRLIKNFETAKLVLNGITGFENIGKVLMVYLPSAQNAEHMIQKLVALTSGFTGPAVPGQKYCGGAIYTYHYNFENVAELVFPKEPEQRVFQHKYKVLSNLKPGVKGAVYYGIYVKGLFRVSKCIIKEGKKDMWSDDAGRDMRIRLDWQKRIHDDLTGLVSVPRIIDLFEHEDNAYLVMEFIKGRSLDQVIYDLLNGRSWLQLELKGRYQLIDLLAKVLECVRVLHEKGYVHRDLTPVNFMLNDKGWLYMIDLELAYQTKVCYPLPAFELGTAGFMSPEQQKGEEPTIQEDIYALGGLMVVFLTGLPPVKFDQANPEKLADGLGFLIGSDQMSAIIAACFEPKPDDRPGLAQITEALRAFRSEQPKSSFEFGDLKLEIDNKELIRFAINALTRQEFTMNKGLLKILNAADHRTSNIRQTGSYSAGLASPITGILYVLSLAPDLVDAEVKGFLSEYLDKNREAFLNSGRSDIPGLFSGRAGKALAIDRAMRLAVLEVTPQYQSLIEENIRQTTTILNLADGVAGQLLATLLISKPDQQDEIANRIAVLFQLLRDAQLPDGSWNVGNGPDGKTRVGLGYGVSGIILSLLLHESRYPSAEAKAGITKGLGWLAKNSETKDYSLMNGFNGVALVFTLAFKQYGDQQHLLAAERLLRKNEAFPVYVDNGVAFGLCGLGLVYGLAAGVSDNEQWRLRALWIYTLLVKINLRPERKQISWNMKGVPEHDASLLTGNTGVILFLLQGLAKERNQEIKH; this is encoded by the coding sequence ATGAAAATTTTGGACATGCGACCATTGATGCCTGATGATCCTGCACTGCTGGATAATGGAACCTGTAATTATGCAGATGTCCTAAAATTTCATGGTATTGAATACAACACTGAAGGGTACTACCTGGTAAGTGGCTCCCCGGTGAACAATGACAAGATTATAACAGTATCAATTATTCGTTCACAATTGGCTGAGGCGTTGATTTTATTGATCCCGGTGTTACGTGCGGAGAGATTGCCTTTCCGCTTGATCAAAAATTTTGAAACGGCGAAATTGGTATTAAACGGGATCACAGGCTTTGAAAATATTGGAAAGGTATTGATGGTCTACTTACCGTCTGCCCAGAACGCTGAGCATATGATCCAAAAGCTGGTTGCACTCACATCAGGGTTTACCGGCCCGGCAGTACCAGGACAGAAATATTGCGGGGGTGCGATCTATACTTACCATTATAACTTCGAGAATGTAGCTGAATTGGTTTTTCCCAAAGAGCCGGAACAACGTGTCTTCCAGCATAAATACAAGGTGCTTTCAAATCTCAAACCGGGAGTTAAGGGCGCTGTATATTATGGGATTTATGTAAAGGGGCTTTTCCGGGTTTCTAAGTGTATAATTAAAGAAGGCAAAAAAGACATGTGGTCTGACGATGCAGGAAGGGACATGAGGATTCGCCTGGATTGGCAAAAACGTATCCATGATGACCTTACGGGGTTGGTCAGTGTACCGCGAATTATAGACCTGTTTGAGCATGAGGACAACGCTTACCTGGTCATGGAGTTTATTAAGGGTAGATCACTGGATCAGGTGATCTATGATTTACTGAACGGACGAAGCTGGTTGCAACTGGAGCTGAAGGGCCGCTATCAATTGATTGATCTGCTGGCTAAGGTACTGGAGTGCGTGAGGGTGCTGCACGAAAAAGGTTATGTACATCGGGATCTGACACCGGTTAATTTTATGCTGAATGATAAGGGGTGGCTTTATATGATCGACCTGGAGCTGGCTTACCAAACGAAGGTTTGCTATCCCCTTCCTGCCTTTGAATTAGGCACGGCCGGTTTTATGTCGCCTGAACAGCAGAAAGGCGAAGAACCGACCATACAGGAGGATATATACGCTTTGGGCGGATTGATGGTCGTTTTCCTGACGGGTTTGCCGCCTGTCAAGTTCGATCAGGCGAACCCGGAAAAACTGGCTGATGGCCTGGGATTTTTAATCGGAAGTGATCAAATGAGTGCTATCATAGCTGCATGTTTTGAACCTAAACCGGATGACAGGCCGGGATTAGCACAGATCACAGAAGCATTAAGGGCCTTCAGGTCAGAGCAACCGAAGAGCAGCTTTGAATTTGGAGATCTGAAGCTCGAAATTGATAATAAGGAGCTGATACGTTTTGCGATCAACGCGCTGACCCGGCAGGAATTTACGATGAATAAGGGGCTATTAAAGATTTTGAATGCGGCAGACCACCGCACGTCCAATATCAGGCAAACGGGTAGTTACTCCGCTGGACTGGCAAGTCCGATCACAGGTATCTTGTATGTCCTATCGCTGGCTCCTGATCTGGTCGATGCTGAAGTAAAAGGCTTTCTATCCGAATACCTGGATAAGAACAGAGAGGCGTTTTTAAACAGCGGAAGAAGTGATATTCCTGGTCTTTTTTCTGGAAGGGCAGGTAAAGCGTTGGCTATAGATCGTGCGATGCGATTGGCCGTGCTGGAGGTAACACCTCAATACCAGAGCTTGATAGAGGAAAATATCAGGCAGACGACGACCATTTTAAATCTGGCGGACGGAGTTGCAGGCCAGCTTTTGGCAACGTTGCTAATTTCAAAACCCGATCAACAAGACGAAATTGCCAATAGAATCGCGGTACTATTCCAACTCTTAAGGGACGCACAATTACCGGACGGTTCATGGAATGTCGGCAACGGCCCGGATGGAAAAACAAGGGTCGGCCTGGGTTACGGGGTATCGGGAATTATACTCAGCCTGTTACTTCATGAATCACGGTATCCTTCCGCAGAAGCAAAAGCTGGTATTACGAAAGGTTTAGGCTGGCTTGCAAAGAACAGCGAAACAAAAGATTACAGCCTGATGAATGGTTTTAACGGTGTGGCTTTGGTATTCACTCTGGCTTTTAAGCAATATGGAGATCAGCAACATTTGCTGGCCGCAGAACGATTACTGCGTAAAAATGAAGCATTCCCGGTTTACGTGGACAACGGAGTGGCATTTGGACTATGTGGCTTAGGACTGGTTTACGGGTTAGCAGCTGGCGTAAGTGACAATGAACAATGGCGGTTGAGGGCACTTTGGATATATACTTTGCTTGTAAAAATCAATTTGCGACCGGAGCGCAAGCAAATTTCCTGGAACATGAAAGGTGTGCCGGAACATGACGCCTCATTGTTGACGGGGAATACAGGTGTAATTCTCTTTTTGTTACAAGGGCTGGCCAAAGAACGTAACCAGGAAATCAAACATTAA
- a CDS encoding TraG family conjugative transposon ATPase, with amino-acid sequence MEKRLEEMLPIMGIEHNCILSKQGDITLAYHVTLPEIFSLSNEEYEAFHQSWVKAIKLLPKFTVLHKQDWFLKTTYKQEASSNDSFLNRAARKHFENRPYLAHECYIFLTKKPEGRKVSTSLFTNLLRPGLVPEQTVKPDQLQKFMDSCGQFKGVLEDSGFVKLHRLTDEELASQNRRVGVIEKYCTLSAKDDGILLKDMQFGHHMQIGERYCQLFTLADAQDLPPVCSTKTNYEKYSTDKTKFSIGFASPLGHLLATDHIYNQYIFIDDAAATLKKIESKRLRLQSLSAYSRDNLISRDAANEYLNEAISQQRLSVKAHFNVLAWTEDREQLKDIKNMISSSLAQMDAVAKEETAGAAQIYWGGIPGNAADFPVNDTFDTFLEQAVCFFNTEGSPLSVHPDQGIRFCDRMSERPVFLDLFDLPRQRGWTSNMGVLCCGSSGGGKSLTINHVLRTLYDQGAHCVTVDIGGSYRGLCELVGGYYFTYEETNPIKFNPFYLLEDQPLDTEKKESLKSLLVALWKQENENFNRSEYVALSNAISGYYAMLDADKAVFPCFNSFYEYLEGTYTEVLKTHKVKDRDFDIDNFLYVLRPYYSGGEFDYLLNATENLDLLNQRFIVFELDNIRDNPILFPVCTLIIVELFISKMRKLKGIRKVLTIDEAWKAIAKSGMAEFLKYAFKTIRKYNGVPIVITQELDDLVSSPVIKDAIINNADIKILMDMRKYQNKFDQLQQTLGLSDKAKTILLSVNKHDREIFIDIGGHTQRAYKNELSPEEYYAFTTDGKDRVKVLEFAERYGSMEAGITALVKQTVK; translated from the coding sequence ATGGAAAAGCGGTTAGAAGAAATGTTACCCATTATGGGCATTGAACACAATTGTATTTTAAGCAAGCAGGGTGATATTACGCTTGCTTATCATGTCACCTTACCGGAGATCTTTTCTCTGAGTAATGAAGAGTATGAAGCCTTTCATCAATCCTGGGTCAAGGCCATTAAACTGTTGCCCAAGTTTACGGTGCTGCATAAACAAGATTGGTTTTTAAAGACAACGTATAAACAGGAAGCATCCAGTAATGACAGCTTTCTGAACAGGGCGGCAAGGAAGCACTTTGAGAACAGGCCTTACCTGGCCCATGAGTGCTATATCTTCCTGACCAAAAAACCCGAGGGCCGGAAAGTCAGCACCTCTTTGTTTACCAACCTGCTGCGCCCTGGCCTGGTACCGGAACAAACGGTCAAGCCCGACCAGCTACAGAAGTTTATGGATAGCTGCGGACAGTTTAAAGGTGTACTGGAAGATTCTGGTTTTGTCAAATTACACCGGCTGACAGATGAGGAATTGGCCAGCCAAAACCGCAGGGTGGGTGTGATCGAGAAGTATTGTACACTATCCGCTAAAGATGATGGCATTCTCCTAAAAGATATGCAGTTCGGCCATCACATGCAGATCGGCGAACGTTATTGCCAGTTGTTTACCCTTGCCGACGCACAGGATCTGCCGCCTGTGTGTTCGACCAAAACGAACTATGAAAAGTACAGCACCGACAAAACCAAATTCAGTATCGGCTTTGCTTCGCCTCTGGGCCATCTGTTGGCAACAGATCATATCTACAACCAATACATTTTTATTGATGATGCGGCGGCGACCTTGAAAAAAATTGAAAGTAAACGCCTGCGGCTTCAGTCCTTATCTGCGTACAGCAGGGACAACCTGATCTCCAGAGATGCGGCCAATGAATACTTGAACGAGGCGATCAGTCAGCAGCGCCTGTCCGTTAAAGCGCATTTCAATGTACTGGCCTGGACGGAAGACCGCGAGCAGCTGAAGGACATCAAAAATATGATCAGTTCTTCGCTGGCCCAGATGGATGCGGTCGCCAAAGAAGAAACGGCGGGTGCTGCACAGATCTATTGGGGTGGTATTCCAGGCAATGCCGCCGACTTCCCTGTCAATGACACTTTCGATACGTTTTTGGAGCAGGCCGTTTGCTTTTTCAATACAGAGGGTTCGCCGCTTTCCGTACACCCCGACCAGGGTATCCGTTTCTGCGACCGCATGAGTGAGCGTCCTGTATTTTTAGATCTGTTCGATCTGCCGCGTCAGAGGGGATGGACATCAAACATGGGGGTGCTTTGCTGCGGCTCCAGCGGAGGAGGTAAGAGCCTTACCATCAATCATGTTTTAAGAACGCTGTATGATCAGGGTGCGCATTGCGTTACTGTTGACATCGGCGGCAGCTATCGGGGCCTTTGCGAATTGGTCGGCGGCTACTACTTTACTTATGAAGAGACGAACCCGATCAAGTTCAATCCCTTCTATCTTTTAGAAGACCAGCCGCTGGATACCGAAAAAAAGGAAAGTTTAAAATCACTCCTGGTCGCGCTGTGGAAACAGGAAAATGAAAATTTTAATCGGAGCGAATACGTAGCACTATCCAACGCGATCAGCGGCTATTACGCGATGCTGGACGCAGATAAAGCGGTATTTCCTTGTTTCAATTCCTTTTATGAATACTTAGAAGGCACCTATACAGAAGTGCTGAAAACGCACAAAGTCAAAGATCGTGATTTCGATATTGATAACTTTTTGTATGTCTTGCGGCCTTATTACAGCGGCGGGGAATTTGACTATTTGCTGAACGCTACCGAAAATTTAGACCTGTTAAACCAGCGTTTTATTGTATTTGAACTGGATAATATCCGCGATAATCCCATCCTTTTCCCGGTTTGTACGCTCATTATAGTAGAATTATTTATTTCTAAAATGAGAAAACTCAAAGGCATCCGTAAGGTACTGACGATAGATGAAGCATGGAAGGCCATTGCAAAATCCGGTATGGCAGAATTTTTAAAGTATGCCTTTAAGACGATCAGGAAGTATAACGGGGTTCCCATCGTCATCACGCAGGAACTGGACGACCTGGTGAGTTCTCCCGTGATCAAAGACGCCATTATCAACAACGCGGACATCAAAATATTGATGGACATGCGCAAGTATCAGAACAAGTTCGATCAGTTGCAGCAGACGCTTGGTTTATCCGACAAGGCGAAGACCATCCTGTTATCGGTCAACAAACATGACCGCGAAATATTTATCGACATCGGCGGACATACCCAACGCGCCTACAAAAACGAACTCTCTCCTGAAGAGTATTACGCTTTTACGACGGACGGAAAAGATCGCGTCAAAGTGCTGGAGTTCGCGGAACGGTATGGCAGTATGGAAGCGGGGATCACTGCCCTGGTGAAACAAACAGTTAAATAA
- a CDS encoding DUF4133 domain-containing protein — translation MTNSIYPINKGINKSIEFRGLKAQYIWYLGGGILGLMFLYAILFLIGVNSFVCMAIILIGGTVVVVKVYAMSNKYGEYGMMKVMAKRMLPKVLKSSSRKVFIQLKGG, via the coding sequence ATGACGAACAGTATATACCCCATTAATAAGGGCATCAACAAAAGTATCGAGTTCCGTGGCCTGAAGGCGCAGTATATCTGGTATTTGGGTGGCGGTATCCTGGGGCTGATGTTTTTGTACGCGATCCTATTCCTGATCGGTGTCAATTCCTTTGTCTGTATGGCGATCATCCTGATCGGCGGTACGGTCGTGGTTGTCAAGGTGTATGCGATGAGTAATAAGTATGGTGAATATGGCATGATGAAAGTCATGGCCAAAAGGATGCTGCCGAAAGTATTGAAGTCCAGCAGCAGGAAGGTTTTTATACAATTGAAAGGAGGATGA
- a CDS encoding MauE/DoxX family redox-associated membrane protein, with amino-acid sequence MKKQSIIETIAFAFIILFVYTALSKLFLFRVYLYDLGRSPGIEKFAPVLSILVPGSELLVSLWLIQLIFGSKNKRGFYGALALMSIFTLYVAYILIFTTKRPCTCGGIIRELSWPQHFIFNLCFTGLAIWGIWLQRRQKTANDTNATILSYS; translated from the coding sequence ATGAAAAAGCAGTCCATAATCGAAACTATTGCCTTTGCATTTATTATCCTGTTTGTATATACCGCATTGAGCAAGCTATTTCTTTTCCGGGTGTATTTGTATGATTTAGGCAGGTCACCAGGTATTGAAAAATTTGCACCCGTATTGTCCATCTTGGTGCCAGGCTCAGAGCTATTAGTATCATTATGGCTTATACAATTAATTTTTGGAAGTAAGAATAAGCGAGGCTTTTATGGTGCGCTTGCGCTCATGTCAATATTTACTTTGTATGTAGCATATATTCTCATATTCACCACAAAGAGACCATGTACCTGTGGGGGTATTATTAGGGAATTGTCCTGGCCGCAGCACTTCATCTTTAATTTGTGTTTTACAGGCCTGGCTATATGGGGCATTTGGCTCCAACGAAGGCAAAAAACAGCAAATGATACCAACGCCACAATATTGAGTTATAGTTAG
- a CDS encoding TlpA family protein disulfide reductase, producing MKRILIYFAMMICIIAASPLYLCAQQKTPYPKIGDTFENYTFTDIVNYSKARVSTDEFRGKWLVLDFWAITCGGCLNSFPKMNKISHTFGDKVQLIMIGAHDGKKDSRTSEAKTKRLYELYKKKLGLSFTVAFDSTLYDQIHVYALPHILVIDPKGIVQAKTYSLDSAQLRQIIEGKKPNLEYAYSIGEGKLKEFAYDKNLPLLSSGKFINGGNDTDFIARSLLKRWVAGLPEYNYFGFRNRADRVPGWGETYGLDIPSMLRVAYFGQESWDANSAFFGVLNKNIILENIDSALFEPKKLLTGENMYCYSLKVEPKKGNIEFMRHLFQEDLQRYFGFKSKVELRKVKVWKLVVIDKQRVAQLKTTGQKQEIKSFGPYEGYNYTNVSIDQIIKGRDVCQSPFKDMYKNLDLIPPLINDTGLSFNVDMSIKAFMTDFQDVKDAFNRNGFDLVLSEKELNSIVISNN from the coding sequence ATGAAAAGAATATTGATATATTTCGCAATGATGATTTGCATCATCGCGGCCTCTCCATTATACCTGTGTGCACAGCAGAAGACACCATATCCTAAAATTGGCGATACTTTTGAAAACTACACCTTTACCGATATTGTAAATTATTCAAAGGCAAGGGTATCGACGGATGAATTTAGGGGCAAATGGCTCGTTCTGGATTTTTGGGCCATTACTTGCGGAGGTTGCCTAAACAGCTTTCCAAAAATGAATAAAATCAGTCATACTTTCGGTGACAAGGTTCAGTTAATTATGATCGGCGCACACGATGGTAAAAAGGATTCAAGAACTTCCGAAGCTAAAACGAAGCGCTTGTATGAACTTTATAAAAAAAAATTGGGATTAAGCTTTACTGTAGCTTTCGATAGTACGTTATACGATCAAATACACGTTTATGCTTTACCCCATATTTTGGTCATTGACCCCAAAGGAATTGTGCAAGCCAAAACTTACTCGTTGGATTCCGCTCAATTACGTCAAATTATTGAGGGTAAAAAGCCAAACTTGGAGTATGCTTATTCGATAGGCGAAGGCAAATTGAAGGAATTTGCTTATGATAAAAATCTCCCATTATTATCCAGTGGGAAATTCATTAATGGCGGAAACGATACTGATTTTATAGCGAGATCGTTGTTAAAGAGGTGGGTAGCTGGGTTACCTGAGTATAACTATTTTGGGTTTAGAAATCGTGCAGATCGAGTTCCTGGTTGGGGTGAAACTTACGGGCTTGATATTCCTTCGATGCTGCGTGTAGCATATTTTGGGCAAGAAAGCTGGGATGCGAACAGTGCTTTTTTTGGTGTACTCAATAAGAACATTATATTAGAAAATATTGATTCGGCGTTATTTGAGCCGAAGAAACTTCTTACGGGTGAGAACATGTATTGTTATAGTCTAAAGGTTGAACCAAAAAAGGGTAATATTGAATTCATGCGGCATTTATTCCAAGAAGATTTACAGCGGTATTTCGGCTTTAAATCGAAGGTGGAATTACGTAAAGTTAAAGTGTGGAAGCTTGTCGTGATTGATAAACAACGGGTCGCACAGTTGAAAACAACAGGTCAAAAACAGGAAATTAAATCATTTGGACCTTACGAAGGGTATAATTATACAAATGTCTCTATCGACCAAATTATAAAGGGTAGGGATGTTTGCCAAAGTCCATTTAAGGATATGTATAAAAATTTAGATTTGATACCGCCATTGATTAATGATACCGGATTGAGCTTTAACGTAGATATGTCCATCAAAGCATTTATGACTGATTTTCAAGATGTCAAGGATGCGTTTAATCGAAATGGTTTTGATTTGGTGCTGAGTGAGAAAGAATTAAATAGCATTGTTATATCGAATAATTAA
- a CDS encoding helix-turn-helix domain-containing protein, with protein sequence MKGLLPLTHMEECTLLRMMPASLRSYVPGWTTADAEICDYSFGVITSPETTDKKGNAYTCRISQMERRERFITVLDAGTYFIHIRLKGDAKVNLMAEEDRVMSGRTIAVLYLPPGKIISELCTGIGGSLLIRINPVIEQYAIDSHMRQLLDQARQCPHEPFLLPVVGVDFWLGAIVNLLMNNGKHKPYNQDLYSLLDRLIRLYLNELKQDIPPDHKNKLQLQVLTGARIGKSKLVEGSAAFIDYHHIIQYLEQHLKYNYDKREIALKSELTVKQFTRLFEDGYGKSYQDGYIELRMIQALRLTVADVKLSQIATAIGYHNFGSFSKAFRKFFGYPASLLQWPYYNNEIHPDI encoded by the coding sequence ATGAAAGGCCTTTTGCCGCTAACACACATGGAAGAATGCACACTGCTTAGGATGATGCCAGCCTCTCTGAGATCTTATGTTCCGGGATGGACTACTGCCGACGCTGAGATATGCGATTACTCTTTTGGGGTCATTACCAGTCCGGAAACCACAGATAAAAAAGGCAATGCCTACACCTGCCGGATCAGTCAGATGGAGCGTCGGGAAAGATTCATTACGGTTTTGGATGCCGGGACATATTTTATCCATATCCGGCTGAAGGGCGACGCAAAGGTTAATTTGATGGCTGAGGAAGATCGGGTAATGAGCGGCAGGACAATAGCCGTTCTTTACCTTCCGCCGGGTAAGATCATTTCAGAATTGTGTACCGGTATAGGTGGCTCTTTACTGATCAGGATCAACCCAGTTATTGAGCAGTATGCCATTGACAGCCATATGCGGCAATTGTTGGATCAGGCCAGGCAATGCCCGCATGAACCTTTCCTGCTCCCGGTGGTCGGGGTTGATTTTTGGCTGGGTGCCATTGTCAACCTGCTGATGAACAATGGTAAGCATAAGCCATACAACCAGGATCTGTACAGTTTGCTGGACCGGCTGATCCGGCTCTATTTGAATGAACTTAAACAGGATATTCCCCCGGATCATAAAAATAAACTTCAGCTTCAGGTATTGACCGGTGCCAGGATCGGTAAAAGTAAACTGGTCGAAGGCAGCGCCGCTTTTATAGACTACCATCACATCATACAATACCTGGAGCAGCACCTCAAATACAATTATGATAAAAGGGAGATCGCTTTAAAAAGTGAGCTGACAGTGAAGCAGTTCACCCGGTTGTTTGAGGATGGGTATGGCAAGTCTTACCAGGATGGCTATATAGAGCTGCGCATGATCCAGGCCTTACGCTTGACGGTGGCTGATGTCAAACTCAGCCAGATCGCTACCGCGATAGGCTATCATAATTTCGGCAGCTTCAGCAAAGCCTTTAGAAAATTTTTTGGCTATCCGGCTTCGCTGCTGCAATGGCCTTATTATAATAACGAAATACATCCCGATATATAA